One window of Neptuniibacter halophilus genomic DNA carries:
- the pxpB gene encoding 5-oxoprolinase subunit PxpB: MRVEVAGENALIIYFGEQTDPRVSAQVQQAVTMLETELADCLIDMVPSYASLLVIFDMLACDHLHVRSKIRALLGQLDQASASEGVLVTLPAYYSTESGPDLEALAERAQLSTDEVIKIHSEMEYRVYAIGFAPGFAYLGEVDPRIAAPRLATPRQKVPRGAVAIADRQTAVYPAVSPGGWNLIGLCPTRMFDPAATPTMPVQVGDRVKFRPITRDEFLELGGEL; this comes from the coding sequence ATGCGGGTTGAAGTAGCGGGCGAAAACGCCCTGATTATCTATTTTGGCGAGCAGACTGACCCGCGGGTTTCAGCCCAGGTGCAACAGGCGGTCACCATGCTGGAAACCGAGCTGGCCGATTGCCTGATCGATATGGTGCCCTCCTACGCCTCCCTGCTGGTGATTTTCGATATGCTGGCCTGCGACCACCTGCATGTGCGCAGCAAAATCCGCGCACTGCTCGGTCAGCTGGATCAGGCAAGCGCAAGCGAAGGCGTGCTGGTTACCCTGCCCGCCTATTACAGCACAGAATCCGGCCCGGATCTGGAAGCACTGGCGGAACGCGCCCAACTGAGCACGGATGAAGTGATTAAGATTCACAGCGAGATGGAGTACCGGGTCTATGCCATCGGCTTTGCTCCGGGCTTCGCTTATCTGGGTGAAGTGGATCCACGCATCGCCGCTCCCCGTCTGGCCACGCCGCGACAGAAAGTACCTCGTGGTGCTGTTGCTATAGCCGACCGCCAGACGGCTGTTTATCCGGCCGTCTCCCCCGGTGGCTGGAACCTGATTGGCCTCTGCCCGACCCGTATGTTTGATCCCGCAGCCACCCCGACCATGCCGGTTCAGGTGGGTGACCGGGTTAAGTTCCGGCCGATCACCCGGGACGAGTTCCTTGAACTGGGAGGTGAGCTATGA
- a CDS encoding aminotransferase class IV, producing MSISYLNGDYMPLEEARISPLDRGFLFGDGIYEVIPYYGGKSVGLMPHIERMINGLAAIEIKSTKTADEWKTLLDDLVARNSDLGDNLGVYVHVSRGTDVKRYHAYPENVEPTIFAFCFKIKDPEPVDRTQVSQYSLISTEDLRWQRCHIKSTALLGNVIHFQEGYSSGNDEALLYNAKGDLTEGSSCNVFIVKDGVIATPIQDNQILPGITRRIIIDSIKADGSLKLEERNITLEEARNADEIWITSSSKEIAPVTKLDGQPVGDGKVGEIWEQAFRIYTASKFDF from the coding sequence ATGAGCATCTCATACCTGAATGGCGACTACATGCCACTGGAAGAAGCACGCATCTCTCCTCTGGACCGCGGCTTCCTGTTCGGTGACGGTATCTACGAAGTGATCCCGTACTACGGTGGCAAATCTGTCGGCCTGATGCCTCACATTGAACGTATGATCAACGGCCTGGCAGCGATTGAGATCAAAAGCACCAAAACAGCAGACGAGTGGAAAACCCTGCTGGACGATCTGGTAGCACGCAACAGCGATCTGGGCGACAACCTGGGTGTATACGTTCACGTTTCCCGCGGCACCGATGTTAAGCGTTACCACGCTTACCCGGAAAATGTTGAGCCGACAATTTTTGCATTCTGCTTCAAGATCAAAGATCCGGAGCCGGTAGACCGTACACAGGTATCTCAGTACAGCCTGATCAGCACTGAAGATCTGCGCTGGCAGCGTTGCCACATCAAATCTACTGCTCTGCTGGGCAACGTCATCCACTTCCAGGAAGGCTACTCCAGCGGCAACGACGAAGCGCTGCTGTACAACGCCAAAGGCGACCTGACCGAAGGCAGCTCCTGCAACGTATTCATCGTAAAAGATGGCGTTATCGCAACACCGATTCAGGACAACCAGATTCTGCCGGGTATCACCCGCCGCATTATCATCGACAGCATCAAAGCTGACGGTTCCCTCAAGTTGGAAGAGCGTAACATCACGCTGGAAGAAGCACGCAACGCTGACGAGATCTGGATCACCAGCTCCTCCAAAGAGATCGCCCCTGTGACCAAACTGGACGGCCAGCCTGTAGGCGATGGCAAAGTAGGCGAAATCTGGGAACAGGCGTTCCGCATCTACACTGCATCTAAATTCGACTTCTGA
- a CDS encoding type II toxin-antitoxin system Phd/YefM family antitoxin, translating into MSGITATEARSNLYRLIDETAESHQPIHITGKRNKAVLVSEEDWSAIQETLYLLSVPGMRESIRDGMDTPAADCDEDLDW; encoded by the coding sequence ATGAGCGGAATTACAGCCACTGAAGCTCGCAGTAATCTTTACCGGCTGATTGATGAAACCGCAGAGTCACATCAGCCTATTCACATAACGGGTAAGCGCAATAAAGCGGTGCTGGTATCTGAGGAGGACTGGTCGGCGATTCAGGAAACGCTCTATCTGCTGTCTGTGCCCGGTATGCGTGAATCGATTCGGGATGGGATGGATACCCCGGCAGCCGACTGCGATGAGGACCTTGATTGGTGA
- a CDS encoding LysR family transcriptional regulator, translating to MRLRNLNTFVKVARLGSFHAAAQQLHTTQPGVSARINALEEELGVTLFLRDKSGTRLSAKGVQLLPYAEKMLAISQEMKEQICDPQPQKGSIRIGVTDTLAHLWLTALLKHWQTQHPLISFELTSDVTQRLLDQLQQHELDLALVVEHYHSHPQLVSEPICSYPQKWVVSPALIGDAKIENVDDLAGYPILSFPRDTKPWDYLQELFRQQTQTPQFHTCGSVTNLLALTHQSVGVALLPAPLVEDAIATGELRELHISTEPPALNFAFCWRLNDERILPKLLADSGREIIT from the coding sequence ATGCGCCTGAGAAACCTGAACACCTTTGTCAAAGTTGCCCGCTTGGGTAGTTTTCATGCCGCTGCCCAGCAACTGCATACCACCCAACCCGGTGTATCTGCGCGCATCAATGCGCTTGAAGAGGAACTTGGCGTCACCCTGTTTCTGCGAGATAAAAGCGGCACCCGTCTCTCGGCCAAAGGAGTTCAGCTACTTCCCTACGCGGAGAAGATGCTGGCAATCAGCCAGGAGATGAAGGAACAGATCTGTGATCCGCAACCGCAAAAAGGCAGTATCCGCATCGGCGTCACCGACACCCTGGCCCACCTCTGGCTGACCGCCCTGCTGAAACACTGGCAGACACAACATCCGCTGATCTCCTTTGAACTCACCAGTGACGTGACCCAGCGCCTGCTCGACCAGTTGCAACAACATGAACTGGATCTGGCACTGGTCGTCGAGCACTACCACAGCCATCCGCAACTGGTGTCTGAACCCATCTGCAGCTACCCGCAAAAATGGGTGGTATCACCTGCGCTGATCGGAGATGCAAAGATTGAGAACGTTGATGATCTGGCCGGCTATCCGATTCTCAGTTTCCCGCGGGACACCAAACCCTGGGACTACTTGCAGGAGCTGTTCCGGCAGCAAACCCAGACCCCGCAGTTCCACACCTGTGGTTCGGTCACCAATCTGCTCGCACTGACCCATCAGAGTGTCGGGGTCGCCCTGCTCCCGGCCCCCCTGGTTGAAGATGCGATCGCCACCGGCGAACTCAGGGAGTTACACATCAGCACTGAACCACCCGCACTGAATTTCGCCTTCTGCTGGCGCCTGAATGATGAGCGAATTCTGCCAAAACTGCTCGCTGACAGCGGCAGAGAGATCATCACCTGA
- a CDS encoding 5-oxoprolinase subunit PxpA, whose amino-acid sequence MSLRLNCDLGESFGSWKMGLDEAVMPHIDQANIACGFHAGDPLVMQKTLTLAKQNNVTVGAHPGYPDLVGFGRRSIKASAAEIKAMLQYQIAAMDGMAASQGLTLEYVKPHGAMYNDMMANAEVRSAIMQGIAEYHRPLVLMLQSTPQAEEHLAEAEQAGISLWFEIFADRCYDDDGKLLARTKPGAVHSKEKMLAQVKQLQEQGTVTTVSGHTLNLRADTLCVHGDNMDGVNAIQEIRELIS is encoded by the coding sequence ATGTCTCTACGTTTAAATTGTGATCTGGGTGAAAGCTTCGGTTCCTGGAAAATGGGTCTGGATGAAGCGGTTATGCCGCATATCGATCAGGCCAACATCGCCTGCGGTTTCCACGCCGGCGATCCACTGGTCATGCAGAAAACCCTGACTCTGGCAAAACAGAATAACGTCACCGTTGGTGCGCACCCGGGTTATCCGGATCTGGTTGGATTTGGCCGTCGCAGCATCAAAGCCAGCGCCGCTGAAATCAAAGCAATGCTGCAATACCAGATCGCGGCCATGGATGGCATGGCCGCGTCACAGGGGCTGACACTGGAATACGTAAAGCCCCATGGCGCAATGTACAACGACATGATGGCCAACGCAGAGGTGCGCAGCGCTATTATGCAGGGTATTGCCGAATATCACCGCCCACTGGTGCTGATGCTGCAGAGCACACCTCAGGCGGAAGAACATCTGGCCGAAGCCGAACAGGCGGGTATCAGCCTGTGGTTCGAAATCTTCGCCGACCGCTGCTATGACGATGACGGCAAACTGCTGGCGCGCACCAAACCGGGTGCTGTCCACAGCAAAGAGAAGATGCTGGCTCAGGTTAAACAACTGCAGGAACAGGGTACGGTGACAACGGTCAGCGGTCACACCCTGAACCTGCGTGCAGACACCCTCTGCGTTCACGGAGACAACATGGACGGCGTTAACGCCATTCAGGAGATACGGGAGCTGATCAGCTAA
- a CDS encoding NAD-glutamate dehydrogenase, translating into MSDRVCDSSELLSPLYEMFQQRLPADVATQVTDFSRHYFQTATPEELAERSVDNLYGSTLSCWQFLEQFEPGKPKIRVYNPDLEQHGWRANHTVIEILQQDMPFLVDSVRMALNLKGLVIHTIHNAIIWTQRDAEELKAVVGRDADQASAESVIYLEVDRTSDDADLKALQSELANVLKHVHAAVGDHAAMRARAEDILQGLEQDQNQTEIQAFLRWMLDDHFTFLGYDEVNVEGDKLVPVSGAELGILKLEKKKRTVTIDSLREVEREFLLEPSTLMFSKDSRYSLVHRPAYMDRIVFKRFDAEGNVIAKLRFHGLYTSSVYTESLLSIPVIRDKARQVLARTCFDPHSHNGKHLLQIMNDLPRDELLLSTEDELHEIAMGIFSLNERRKARLLQRRDRCNRFMTFLYFVPRDIFNTELRLQVQDLLVKATNASEVEFTTTFSESVLARVQYVLRIDPDNPPQVDMAALEHDVVKVSRDWSEELFAALNETVGEEQGNRLLRQYRYAFTSAYREHFTPANSVYDIQKIEALGEATPITMSFYRVLEQSAELLRFKLFNAGKPLVLSDVIPVLENLGMRVVGEHPYSVRRADGAQFWIHDFTLIYRGGEPVVLEEVQDVFQEAFANIWSGRAENDEFNQLVIGANLNWREVAMLRAYARYSQQIRFGFSQPYIAGALSAHIQVTRLLVALFRARFEPGRQSSDKVAALADRIETSIIDALDKVNNLNEDQILRRFLELIKATLRTSFFQRDGQGELKDYFSFKLSPKAITGIPLPRPMFEIFVYSARVEGVHLRGGKVARGGLRWSDRLEDYRTEVLGLVKAQQVKNSVIVPVGAKGGFVAKQLPATGGREAWLNEGIASYKIFISALLDVTDNLVAGEVVPPVDVVRQDEDDPYFVVAADKGTATFSDIANEIAESRGFWLGDAFASGGSQGYDHKGMGITARGAWESVKLHFRELGLDTQTQPFSVIGIGDMAGDVFGNGMLLSEHIQLCAAFNHMHIFIDPNPDEASSFVERKRMFELPRSTWEDYNQELISAGGGIFSRAAKWIEISPEMKARFEISADRMAPNDLINALLKAPVDLIWNGGIGTYVKASHETHADVGDKANDGLRVNGNELRCKVLGEGGNLGFTQQGRMEFCAKGGKSNTDFIDNAGGVDCSDHEVNIKILLNEVVANGDLTVKQRNALLREMTDEVADLVLQNNYKQAQAISIAHAQAKRSMDEYIRLIDRLEADGKLDRALEFIPPSDQLLERKSKGLGLTRPELSVLISYVKAELKEKLINSWITGDEYLSQEVMTAFPQRLIKDYRTQIQQHRLHREIIATQVANGLVNTMGITFAERLMQMGGASCADVAAAYVIARDVFDIPQLWNDIEALDNQVQAELQQQMMADMVRMMRRATYWFMRHQRNERNAALTVEKFRPAVQQISRQLEHLLEGEHLERWEGQHSDLARVGVPKGLADIVAASDSLYTLLSVIEASEQTGESLDRVSRVHFGLSDRLNLHWFDHQIKQLEIANHWEMMARDGFREDLTRHQQSITIAVLRARDTQAEATEQESDPLLDRWLEANSALLKRWQNLLLDIKNSDQQDFAIYTVAIRGLMELAQAKGAV; encoded by the coding sequence ATGTCTGACCGAGTCTGCGACAGCAGTGAGTTGCTGTCACCCTTGTACGAAATGTTCCAGCAACGACTGCCTGCCGATGTGGCCACGCAGGTGACCGATTTTTCCCGTCATTACTTTCAAACCGCGACCCCGGAAGAACTCGCAGAGCGCAGCGTAGATAACCTCTACGGTTCGACCCTCTCGTGCTGGCAGTTCCTTGAGCAGTTCGAGCCGGGTAAACCGAAGATTCGTGTGTATAACCCGGATCTGGAGCAGCATGGCTGGCGGGCCAACCACACCGTTATCGAAATTCTGCAGCAGGATATGCCGTTCCTGGTGGATTCTGTGCGGATGGCCCTGAACCTGAAAGGGCTGGTGATCCATACCATTCACAATGCGATTATCTGGACGCAGCGTGACGCTGAAGAGCTGAAGGCGGTAGTCGGGCGTGATGCTGATCAGGCCAGTGCCGAATCCGTGATCTACCTTGAGGTGGATCGCACCAGTGATGATGCGGACCTGAAAGCATTGCAGAGTGAGCTGGCCAATGTGCTTAAGCATGTGCACGCGGCGGTTGGTGATCATGCGGCGATGCGGGCCCGGGCAGAGGATATTCTGCAGGGGCTGGAGCAGGATCAGAATCAGACTGAAATTCAGGCGTTCCTGCGCTGGATGCTGGACGATCACTTCACCTTCCTCGGTTACGATGAAGTAAATGTTGAAGGCGATAAGCTGGTGCCGGTGTCCGGTGCTGAGCTGGGTATCTTAAAGCTGGAGAAGAAAAAGCGCACGGTCACGATTGATTCCCTGCGTGAGGTGGAGCGAGAGTTCCTGCTCGAACCGTCAACGCTGATGTTCTCTAAGGACTCGCGCTACTCGCTGGTGCATCGTCCGGCCTACATGGACCGGATTGTGTTCAAGCGTTTTGATGCAGAGGGCAATGTAATCGCCAAACTGCGTTTTCACGGTCTGTACACCTCGTCGGTTTATACCGAGTCACTGCTGTCGATTCCTGTGATCCGGGATAAGGCGCGTCAGGTACTGGCACGAACCTGCTTTGACCCGCACAGCCATAACGGCAAGCACCTGCTGCAGATTATGAATGACCTGCCCCGGGATGAGCTGCTGCTGTCGACTGAGGATGAGCTGCATGAGATCGCGATGGGGATCTTCAGCCTGAACGAGCGGCGTAAAGCGCGTCTGTTGCAGCGTCGTGATCGATGTAACCGCTTTATGACCTTCCTCTATTTTGTACCGCGGGATATTTTCAATACTGAGCTGCGTCTGCAGGTACAGGATCTGCTGGTAAAAGCGACCAACGCCAGTGAAGTTGAGTTTACGACTACCTTCAGCGAGTCGGTGCTGGCGCGGGTACAGTATGTGCTGCGGATCGACCCGGACAATCCGCCGCAGGTGGATATGGCTGCGCTGGAACATGATGTGGTCAAAGTCTCCCGCGACTGGAGTGAGGAGCTGTTTGCTGCGCTGAATGAAACCGTCGGTGAAGAGCAGGGCAACCGCTTGCTGCGTCAGTATCGTTACGCGTTTACCAGTGCGTATCGCGAACACTTCACGCCGGCTAACTCGGTCTACGATATTCAGAAGATTGAAGCGCTGGGTGAGGCTACGCCTATCACCATGAGTTTCTACCGGGTTCTGGAGCAGAGCGCCGAGCTGTTGCGCTTCAAACTGTTCAATGCGGGCAAGCCGCTGGTGCTGTCCGATGTGATTCCGGTACTGGAAAACCTCGGTATGCGGGTAGTGGGTGAGCATCCCTACTCGGTGCGTCGGGCAGATGGTGCACAGTTCTGGATTCATGACTTCACCCTGATCTACCGTGGCGGCGAGCCGGTGGTACTTGAAGAGGTGCAGGATGTTTTCCAGGAGGCCTTTGCCAATATCTGGAGTGGTCGTGCCGAGAACGATGAATTTAACCAGTTGGTGATCGGCGCTAACCTGAACTGGCGTGAGGTGGCAATGCTGCGTGCCTACGCCCGTTACAGTCAGCAGATCCGCTTTGGTTTCTCTCAGCCGTATATTGCCGGTGCGCTGTCTGCTCACATTCAGGTGACACGGCTGCTGGTGGCGCTGTTCCGGGCCCGATTTGAGCCGGGTCGTCAGAGCAGTGATAAAGTCGCTGCGCTGGCTGATCGGATCGAAACCAGCATTATCGATGCGCTGGATAAGGTGAATAACCTTAACGAAGACCAGATTCTGCGCCGTTTTCTGGAGCTGATCAAAGCTACTTTGCGTACCAGCTTTTTCCAGCGTGACGGGCAGGGCGAGCTGAAAGATTACTTCTCCTTCAAACTGAGCCCGAAAGCGATCACAGGGATTCCGCTGCCGCGGCCGATGTTTGAGATCTTTGTTTACTCAGCCCGGGTTGAAGGTGTGCATCTGCGAGGTGGTAAGGTGGCCCGCGGTGGTCTGCGCTGGTCTGACCGCCTTGAGGATTACCGTACCGAAGTGCTGGGTCTGGTAAAAGCGCAGCAGGTGAAGAACTCGGTGATTGTGCCGGTGGGTGCAAAGGGCGGCTTCGTCGCCAAGCAACTGCCTGCTACCGGCGGCCGGGAAGCCTGGCTGAATGAGGGTATCGCCAGCTACAAGATCTTTATCAGTGCACTGCTGGATGTCACCGATAATCTGGTTGCCGGTGAAGTGGTACCTCCGGTGGATGTGGTGCGTCAGGATGAAGATGATCCTTACTTTGTTGTAGCGGCGGATAAGGGCACCGCCACCTTCTCTGATATTGCGAACGAAATTGCTGAAAGCCGTGGTTTCTGGCTGGGCGATGCCTTTGCCTCGGGTGGTTCTCAGGGCTACGACCATAAAGGGATGGGGATTACAGCGCGGGGTGCCTGGGAGTCGGTCAAGCTGCACTTCCGTGAACTGGGCCTTGATACGCAAACGCAGCCGTTTTCTGTGATTGGTATCGGTGACATGGCGGGCGACGTGTTTGGTAACGGCATGCTGCTGTCTGAGCACATTCAGCTCTGCGCGGCGTTTAACCATATGCATATCTTTATCGACCCGAATCCGGATGAAGCCAGCAGTTTTGTTGAGCGCAAGCGGATGTTCGAACTGCCGCGTTCTACCTGGGAAGATTACAATCAGGAGCTGATCTCTGCCGGTGGCGGTATCTTCTCCCGTGCTGCGAAGTGGATTGAGATCAGCCCGGAAATGAAAGCGCGGTTTGAGATCAGCGCGGATCGTATGGCTCCGAATGACCTGATCAACGCACTGCTGAAAGCACCGGTTGATCTGATCTGGAACGGCGGTATCGGTACCTATGTGAAAGCCAGCCACGAAACCCATGCGGATGTGGGTGACAAGGCGAATGACGGCCTGCGCGTTAACGGTAACGAGCTGCGCTGTAAGGTGCTGGGTGAGGGCGGTAACCTTGGTTTTACCCAGCAGGGCCGTATGGAGTTCTGTGCTAAGGGCGGTAAATCGAATACCGACTTTATTGATAACGCCGGTGGCGTGGATTGCTCCGACCATGAAGTTAACATCAAAATTCTGCTGAATGAGGTGGTAGCTAACGGTGATCTGACTGTTAAGCAGCGTAATGCGCTGTTGCGTGAGATGACCGATGAAGTGGCCGATCTGGTGCTGCAGAACAACTACAAACAGGCTCAGGCAATCAGTATTGCGCATGCCCAGGCGAAGCGTTCGATGGATGAATATATCCGTCTGATCGATCGTCTTGAGGCGGATGGTAAGCTGGATCGGGCGCTGGAATTTATTCCGCCTTCCGATCAGTTACTGGAGCGCAAGAGCAAAGGGCTGGGTCTGACCCGTCCGGAGCTGTCGGTGCTGATCTCCTACGTTAAGGCCGAATTGAAGGAGAAGTTGATCAACTCCTGGATTACCGGCGATGAGTACCTCAGTCAGGAGGTGATGACAGCCTTCCCGCAACGCCTGATCAAGGATTACCGGACGCAGATTCAGCAGCATCGTCTGCATCGCGAAATCATTGCGACTCAGGTTGCGAACGGGCTGGTTAACACCATGGGGATCACTTTCGCAGAGCGGCTGATGCAGATGGGCGGCGCAAGCTGTGCGGATGTGGCAGCAGCCTACGTGATTGCCCGTGACGTCTTTGATATTCCGCAACTGTGGAACGATATCGAAGCACTGGATAATCAGGTTCAGGCGGAACTGCAGCAGCAGATGATGGCCGATATGGTGCGGATGATGCGTCGTGCAACCTACTGGTTTATGCGTCATCAGCGCAATGAGCGAAATGCGGCGCTGACGGTGGAGAAATTCCGCCCTGCTGTGCAGCAGATCAGTCGTCAGTTGGAGCATCTGCTGGAAGGTGAGCATCTGGAGCGCTGGGAAGGTCAGCATTCCGATCTGGCCCGTGTCGGTGTGCCGAAAGGGCTGGCAGATATCGTGGCGGCCTCCGACAGCCTCTATACCCTGCTCAGCGTGATTGAAGCGTCAGAACAAACCGGAGAATCACTGGATCGGGTTTCCCGTGTCCACTTCGGTCTCAGCGATCGTCTCAATCTGCACTGGTTTGATCACCAGATCAAACAGCTTGAGATTGCCAATCACTGGGAGATGATGGCGCGTGACGGCTTCCGTGAAGACCTGACCCGGCATCAGCAGTCGATTACCATCGCCGTGTTGCGGGCCCGGGATACCCAGGCTGAAGCTACCGAGCAGGAGAGCGATCCGTTGCTGGATCGTTGGTTAGAAGCCAACTCGGCTCTGCTGAAACGCTGGCAGAACCTGTTGCTGGATATAAAAAACAGCGACCAGCAGGATTTTGCGATCTACACCGTGGCGATCCGCGGTCTGATGGAGCTGGCTCAGGCCAAAGGCGCTGTATGA
- a CDS encoding biotin-dependent carboxyltransferase family protein, which produces MSGFKVLQPGLLTLIQDAGRYGHHRIGLTTGGPLDAEAFKWANRLVDNPLHSTALEISIGGLVLESQVNTCLVLTGAEMPLKINGVEQDRWHAHQVREGDRIEVGFSSSGARAYLAVSGGFHVEHMFSSSATVTREALGGLSGEKLQQGDYLSCAEITERKAFRLAEQHRPTYSDDISLRVITGYQQQAFSDLDKRRFFSSEYEVTDRADRMGYRLSGPEVNASVDGILSEGICHGAIQIPADGQPIVLLNDRQTIGGYPKIGSMIAQDTARMAQRLPGAKVSFEEITIDDAHNLHCLAHVKFQRTEPDSVD; this is translated from the coding sequence ATGAGCGGCTTTAAAGTACTCCAGCCCGGCCTGCTGACCCTGATTCAGGATGCCGGTCGTTACGGTCACCACCGTATTGGCCTGACCACAGGCGGCCCGCTGGACGCAGAGGCGTTTAAATGGGCCAACCGTCTGGTCGATAACCCGCTGCACAGCACCGCACTGGAGATCAGTATCGGCGGACTGGTACTGGAATCCCAGGTCAACACCTGTCTGGTCCTGACCGGTGCCGAGATGCCGTTGAAAATTAACGGCGTTGAGCAGGATCGCTGGCACGCTCATCAGGTACGCGAAGGCGACCGGATCGAGGTCGGCTTTTCCAGCTCCGGCGCACGCGCCTATCTGGCTGTCAGCGGCGGCTTTCATGTGGAGCACATGTTCTCCAGCAGCGCGACCGTAACCCGTGAAGCGCTGGGTGGCCTCAGCGGTGAAAAGCTGCAGCAGGGCGACTACCTGAGTTGCGCAGAGATCACTGAGCGCAAAGCATTCCGGCTCGCCGAGCAACACCGTCCGACCTACAGCGACGATATCAGCCTGAGGGTGATCACCGGATACCAGCAACAGGCCTTCAGTGATCTGGACAAACGACGCTTCTTCAGCAGCGAGTATGAGGTAACCGATCGTGCCGACCGCATGGGCTACCGCCTCTCCGGGCCGGAAGTCAACGCCTCGGTCGATGGCATTCTTTCTGAGGGCATCTGTCACGGAGCCATCCAGATTCCGGCGGATGGCCAGCCTATTGTCCTGCTGAATGACCGCCAGACCATTGGCGGCTATCCGAAGATCGGCTCCATGATCGCTCAGGACACGGCACGTATGGCACAACGCCTGCCGGGTGCAAAAGTGTCGTTTGAAGAGATCACCATTGATGATGCCCACAATCTGCACTGTCTGGCGCACGTCAAATTCCAGCGCACCGAACCCGATTCGGTTGATTAA
- a CDS encoding DUF4392 domain-containing protein: MQTQINEAELSKQIEDLLVARNLRGMKTVQPALSPGYYLRAARILNKCKGHVLIGTGFPVVDTFETDGPVGAIALYNALEALGATPVIVCGPPVSQALMDDYRVHEIRVGEHQERTLEAFQALYHYNPDAVLSIERPGQAADGGYYNMRGESISARTACFDTFVRNAKCPTIGIGDGGNEIGMGNIQDALKDLDIMASATTVDELLIADVSNWGAYGIIALLSLWNERDLLDEIKPIEILRYLSKLGSVDGVTRINELTEDGLPVEEGDSIIAELRKLTGFA; encoded by the coding sequence ATGCAGACGCAAATTAACGAAGCAGAACTGAGTAAGCAGATTGAAGACCTGCTGGTAGCCCGCAACCTGCGGGGCATGAAAACCGTGCAGCCCGCATTGTCTCCCGGCTACTACCTGCGCGCAGCGCGCATCCTGAACAAATGCAAAGGCCATGTACTGATCGGCACCGGTTTCCCGGTAGTCGACACCTTTGAAACCGATGGCCCGGTGGGTGCGATTGCGCTTTACAATGCACTGGAAGCACTGGGCGCAACACCGGTTATCGTCTGCGGCCCGCCGGTCTCTCAGGCACTGATGGATGACTACCGGGTACACGAGATCCGTGTTGGTGAACATCAGGAACGGACTCTGGAAGCATTCCAGGCGCTGTACCACTACAACCCGGATGCCGTTCTCTCTATCGAGCGCCCGGGTCAGGCTGCTGATGGCGGTTACTACAACATGCGCGGCGAGAGCATCAGCGCACGTACCGCCTGTTTCGACACTTTCGTCCGCAACGCTAAGTGCCCGACGATCGGCATCGGCGACGGTGGCAACGAGATCGGCATGGGTAACATTCAGGACGCCCTGAAAGATCTGGATATCATGGCCTCAGCCACAACGGTTGATGAACTGCTGATCGCAGACGTATCCAACTGGGGCGCGTATGGCATCATCGCCCTGCTCAGCCTGTGGAACGAGCGTGATCTGCTGGATGAGATCAAGCCGATCGAAATCCTGCGCTACCTGTCTAAACTGGGCAGCGTTGATGGCGTAACCCGAATCAACGAACTGACCGAAGATGGTCTGCCGGTTGAAGAGGGCGACAGCATTATCGCCGAACTGCGCAAGCTGACTGGCTTCGCCTGA
- a CDS encoding Txe/YoeB family addiction module toxin — translation MTWTLVYTRHAQKDAKKLASAGLKQKAQALLAVLAEDPFRKPPPFEKLVGDLAGAYSRRINIQHRLVYQVLEAERVVKVLRLWSHYE, via the coding sequence GTGACATGGACGTTGGTTTATACCAGGCACGCTCAGAAAGATGCGAAAAAGCTTGCTTCTGCGGGCCTGAAACAGAAAGCGCAGGCTTTGTTGGCGGTATTGGCTGAAGACCCTTTCCGCAAGCCGCCGCCTTTTGAAAAACTCGTTGGAGATCTGGCCGGGGCTTACTCGCGGCGCATCAATATTCAACACCGGTTGGTCTATCAGGTGCTTGAAGCCGAGCGTGTAGTGAAGGTGCTTCGGCTGTGGAGTCACTATGAGTAA